CGGGGCGAAGCCTTCCTCATGGATGTCGTCAGCATAACCCTGCTGTGACAGGCGGGTGCCCTCGATGGACAGGAACACCACCGTTTCCTTGTCGGACGCGACGGCGGCGTTGGCGATGACGAAGGCGACGGTGGCCTTGTCGGTGTCGTTCTTGGCGCAGCTCAATGAGACGACGAACTTCCCGGACATGTTTGTTCTCCGTTGATAAAGGGGGCTCACGCCCAGTCGGCGCGGGCGCGGATCCAGAAGCTGTGGGTGGCAGGGTCGTGGCGGACCAGGTCGTTGCGGGTCATGCGGCACCAGGCGGGAATATCCTCCGGCGCGCCGCTATCGCGGGCGACGACACGCAGCAGGCCGCCCGGCATGGTCCGCAGGCGGATGCGCAGCAGCATCACCAGCTCACCACAGCCCATGTCGCCGGCATCCCAGGTGTCGTTTTCGGTTTCCAGCCCGTTCGCCATGCCCAACCATTTCCCAGCCCCGCCCGATAGGGACGGTGCTGCGGAATCCATGAGGATTCTTGAAGTGAGGGAGCGGGTTTCGGTCGTGTGACGTCCGCGGGGACCGCGGGCCATGGCCAGCCCGAACCGGGCATGACGTGGAACCGAAAACGCTCGGCCCGACGATAGGTTAGGGGCCGTCACGGCGTCAAGGACGCGGGGTGGTGACGGAATGTTGGCTGGGCGCTTTAGCCGAGGCTTGTATATGCGCTAAAAGTCATATTCTCTTGATGACATATGCACCTGAGATCATATTGAAGGTTGTCATGAAGTGGGATGTGCGGTTTGACCCGGCCTTCGCTGAGGAGGCCAAGCAGTTCGATAAGTCGGTGCG
The sequence above is drawn from the Azospirillaceae bacterium genome and encodes:
- a CDS encoding DsrE family protein, which codes for MSGKFVVSLSCAKNDTDKATVAFVIANAAVASDKETVVFLSIEGTRLSQQGYADDIHEEGFAPLKDLIANFAAAGGTIYVCSPCFKKRGLDEDNLVPGAKIVGGAKLVEFMGDGAPSVSY
- a CDS encoding sulfurtransferase TusA family protein — its product is MANGLETENDTWDAGDMGCGELVMLLRIRLRTMPGGLLRVVARDSGAPEDIPAWCRMTRNDLVRHDPATHSFWIRARADWA